A window of Balearica regulorum gibbericeps isolate bBalReg1 chromosome Z, bBalReg1.pri, whole genome shotgun sequence contains these coding sequences:
- the LOC142599414 gene encoding SKA complex subunit 1-like isoform X1: MKRSTIMASSDLEDLCSHINTKISTIKKTLQLRNIGQEPSLKSMLCKIGHEVVLLNDLLNKLESEVQQQENLKNLLKELQKSAERHQNEAQHLRENIPPHLPKPAQSCTTGPTVKCEEQTKVAEPRPAKKPTKESRPIKEAPLITVEEFESVPAYMKGRLTYNQINAVVQDLNKAVVSKYKILHQPLKSMNAAVRKLYHRFLEEETKDTKGEFFVVEADIKEFTQLKVDKHFHRILNILRHCQRVREVRGSRLVRYVIR; this comes from the exons ATGAAACGGAG TACGATAATGGCGTCCTCAGACCTGGAAGATTTATGCTCTCACATCAACACGAAGATTTCAACTATTAAAAAGACTCTTCAGTTAAGAAACATag GTCAAGAACCGTCCCTCAAATCTATGCTCTGTAAAATAGGGCATGAAGTCGTTCTCTTGAATGATCTCCTGAATAAATTGGAATCGGAAGTTCAACAGCAAGAAAACCTGAAGAATTTGctaaaa GAGCTCCAGAAGTCTGCTGAGAGACATCAAAATGAAGCACAGCACCTCCGTGAAAACATTCCTCCCCACCTGCCTAAACCCGCTCAGAGCTG CACCACTGGGCCAACTGTGAAATGTGAAGAACAAACCAAAGTTGCAGAACCCAGACCTGCAAAGAAACCTACAAAAGAGTCGAGACCTATTAAAGAAGCACCCTTAATAACCGTGGAAGAATTTGAAAGTGTTCCTGC gtATATGAAAGGTCGTTTAACATACAATCAGATTAATGCTGTTGTTCAAGATCTGAACAAGGCCGTGGTGAGCAAGTACAAGATCCTGCATCAGCCCTTGAAATCTATGAATGCAGCAGTCAGAAAACTCTACCACAGGTTCTTGGAAGAAGAAACTAAGGATACAAAag GTGAATTTTTTGTTGTGGAGGCTGACATCAAAGAGTTCACCCAACTGAAAGTGGATAAGCACTTCCATAGGATCCTCAATATCCTGCGCCACTGCCAGAGAGTGAGAGAAGTTCGTGGCTCAAGACTTGTCCGCTACGTCATCCGCTAA
- the LOC142599414 gene encoding SKA complex subunit 1-like isoform X2: MASSDLEDLCSHINTKISTIKKTLQLRNIGQEPSLKSMLCKIGHEVVLLNDLLNKLESEVQQQENLKNLLKELQKSAERHQNEAQHLRENIPPHLPKPAQSCTTGPTVKCEEQTKVAEPRPAKKPTKESRPIKEAPLITVEEFESVPAYMKGRLTYNQINAVVQDLNKAVVSKYKILHQPLKSMNAAVRKLYHRFLEEETKDTKGEFFVVEADIKEFTQLKVDKHFHRILNILRHCQRVREVRGSRLVRYVIR; encoded by the exons ATGGCGTCCTCAGACCTGGAAGATTTATGCTCTCACATCAACACGAAGATTTCAACTATTAAAAAGACTCTTCAGTTAAGAAACATag GTCAAGAACCGTCCCTCAAATCTATGCTCTGTAAAATAGGGCATGAAGTCGTTCTCTTGAATGATCTCCTGAATAAATTGGAATCGGAAGTTCAACAGCAAGAAAACCTGAAGAATTTGctaaaa GAGCTCCAGAAGTCTGCTGAGAGACATCAAAATGAAGCACAGCACCTCCGTGAAAACATTCCTCCCCACCTGCCTAAACCCGCTCAGAGCTG CACCACTGGGCCAACTGTGAAATGTGAAGAACAAACCAAAGTTGCAGAACCCAGACCTGCAAAGAAACCTACAAAAGAGTCGAGACCTATTAAAGAAGCACCCTTAATAACCGTGGAAGAATTTGAAAGTGTTCCTGC gtATATGAAAGGTCGTTTAACATACAATCAGATTAATGCTGTTGTTCAAGATCTGAACAAGGCCGTGGTGAGCAAGTACAAGATCCTGCATCAGCCCTTGAAATCTATGAATGCAGCAGTCAGAAAACTCTACCACAGGTTCTTGGAAGAAGAAACTAAGGATACAAAag GTGAATTTTTTGTTGTGGAGGCTGACATCAAAGAGTTCACCCAACTGAAAGTGGATAAGCACTTCCATAGGATCCTCAATATCCTGCGCCACTGCCAGAGAGTGAGAGAAGTTCGTGGCTCAAGACTTGTCCGCTACGTCATCCGCTAA